The proteins below come from a single Rhodococcus sp. WMMA185 genomic window:
- a CDS encoding AMP-binding protein: MSHISYFAWILTLEHGELPCQHDDRLELSPEQFAEWVDTFADQLSEREIGPGDVIAIMLPNRAEILIIQMASEPSPEATSPHTWSTDSRQSHCRWLPLSSTRSYATRSARLTSRACAAAAASNR, from the coding sequence GTGTCGCACATTAGCTATTTCGCTTGGATTCTTACTTTGGAGCACGGAGAGTTGCCGTGCCAGCACGACGACCGCCTCGAACTGAGCCCCGAGCAGTTCGCCGAATGGGTCGACACCTTCGCCGATCAACTGTCCGAGAGAGAGATCGGTCCCGGTGACGTCATCGCGATCATGCTGCCCAACCGAGCAGAGATCCTGATCATTCAGATGGCCTCGGAGCCGTCGCCGGAAGCGACCTCGCCGCACACCTGGTCGACCGACTCACGACAGTCACACTGCCGCTGGCTGCCCCTGTCGTCGACGCGCTCTTACGCAACCCGGTCGGCAAGATTGACAAGCCGGGCCTGCGCAGCAGCCGCCGCCAGCAACCGGTGA
- a CDS encoding DUF3556 domain-containing protein — protein MGFITGNPPEVDAATFLERPFLDRVRATSTHWVDYGFGTPKMVHTIYILKLLVLYIGAGLTIATFTSSQNVFDIGTWWNEPIVYQKLILWTVLLESIGIAGSWGPLAGHFKPMTGGVLYWLRPGTIRLPPWPGKVPLTSGDTRTVFDVVLYAALLVNLVLALTLPGVHTWPVAAASANNAGLVVPSLLFPIIALLIIIGLRDKVIFLAARSEQYLPAILFFAALSFVDMIVALKLLIVVVWVGAGVSKIGHHFSMVVPPMISNTPWMPSKAIKRALYRNYPNDLRPSIVAGGVAHMLGTLVTVVTPLVLLFSTNHTLTLAAVVLMVAFHLFIVSTFPLAVPLQWNLLFAFATIFLFAGFPAWDGYGVTDMSSMWLPAGIVAALVFFPILGNLRPDLVSFLPSMRLYSGNWASATWAFAPGAEEKLDLFIPRPAPLTRTQLLATHTPEEADVVMHQLLSFRSMHSQGRALFSLMMRHLGEDIDIYSVREAEFSCNSLVAFNFGDGHFHNEHLITAIQRRCNFAPGEFIIAQIESQPLHKGVQEYKMIDAALGVIERGTYRVADAVAEQPWLPNGPIPFDVLWTLDSDGVEAKIREAMMREAMMRETMMRETDMAETYLVAQP, from the coding sequence ATGGGATTCATAACAGGAAATCCTCCCGAGGTCGACGCGGCCACCTTCCTCGAGCGCCCATTCCTCGACCGCGTTCGTGCGACGTCGACGCACTGGGTCGACTACGGGTTCGGAACACCGAAGATGGTGCACACCATCTACATTCTGAAACTGCTCGTCCTCTACATCGGCGCCGGATTGACGATCGCAACCTTCACGTCTAGCCAGAACGTTTTCGACATCGGGACGTGGTGGAACGAGCCGATCGTCTATCAGAAGCTGATTCTGTGGACGGTACTGCTCGAATCGATCGGAATCGCCGGATCGTGGGGTCCGCTGGCCGGTCACTTCAAGCCGATGACCGGCGGCGTCTTGTACTGGCTTCGCCCAGGCACGATTCGGCTGCCACCGTGGCCGGGGAAGGTGCCGCTGACCTCCGGTGACACCCGGACCGTGTTCGACGTCGTCCTATATGCGGCACTTCTGGTGAACCTCGTCCTCGCGCTCACTCTGCCCGGCGTGCACACTTGGCCCGTCGCCGCTGCGAGCGCAAACAATGCGGGCCTCGTCGTCCCCTCGCTGTTGTTTCCGATCATTGCGTTGCTGATCATCATCGGACTACGCGACAAGGTGATCTTCCTCGCCGCGCGCAGCGAGCAGTATCTGCCTGCAATCTTGTTCTTCGCGGCGTTGTCGTTCGTCGACATGATCGTCGCGCTCAAGCTGCTGATCGTGGTGGTGTGGGTCGGGGCAGGCGTCTCGAAGATCGGTCACCATTTCTCCATGGTGGTTCCGCCGATGATCAGCAACACCCCATGGATGCCGTCCAAGGCGATCAAGCGCGCGCTCTACCGCAACTACCCCAACGATCTACGCCCGTCGATCGTTGCCGGCGGCGTCGCCCACATGCTCGGAACGCTTGTCACGGTGGTTACCCCCCTGGTGCTGCTGTTCTCCACCAACCACACGCTCACCCTGGCGGCCGTGGTGCTGATGGTCGCGTTTCACCTGTTCATTGTGTCCACGTTCCCGCTGGCCGTACCTCTCCAGTGGAATCTGCTATTTGCGTTCGCAACGATATTCCTGTTCGCCGGATTCCCGGCATGGGACGGCTACGGCGTCACGGACATGTCGTCGATGTGGCTGCCCGCGGGCATCGTCGCCGCACTCGTCTTCTTCCCGATTCTGGGTAACCTGCGTCCAGACCTGGTGTCGTTCCTGCCGTCCATGCGCCTGTACTCGGGCAACTGGGCCTCAGCCACCTGGGCTTTCGCGCCGGGCGCCGAGGAGAAGCTCGACCTTTTCATCCCCCGTCCCGCCCCGCTCACCCGCACCCAACTACTGGCCACCCACACACCGGAGGAGGCGGACGTGGTGATGCACCAGTTGCTCAGCTTCCGGTCGATGCACAGTCAGGGACGTGCCCTGTTCTCGCTGATGATGCGCCACCTCGGCGAGGACATCGACATCTACTCGGTGCGGGAGGCGGAGTTCAGCTGCAATTCACTAGTGGCGTTCAACTTCGGTGACGGCCACTTCCACAACGAGCACCTGATCACCGCTATCCAGAGACGCTGCAACTTCGCACCCGGCGAGTTCATCATCGCTCAGATCGAATCGCAGCCGCTTCACAAGGGCGTTCAGGAGTACAAGATGATCGACGCCGCCCTCGGCGTGATCGAACGAGGCACCTATCGGGTCGCGGACGCCGTCGCCGAGCAGCCGTGGCTGCCCAACGGACCCATCCCGTTCGACGTCCTGTGGACACTGGACAGTGACGGGGTGGAGGCGAAGATTCGGGAGGCGATGATGCGCGAGGCGATGATGCGGGAGACGATGATGCGGGAGACGGATATGGCAGAAACCTACTTGGTGGCACAGCCATGA
- a CDS encoding PucR family transcriptional regulator, which translates to MNSPDEQSTPGPRPRLARAPAPAETEVLDIVAGVARRLDSQQAEITHAMSALLAREIDELNENPELFELMEASVHSNISTIIHVLANDIPVEHLQPPTAAVEYVLRLAQRDVSSHAVARAYHMGQDDLMKICYDEVHALELSAPLTLAVLKHLSDVVFSYIDWITLYVFEAHEQERQRWIGAQGNVHSSTIHGLLEDTGSDPGQFEAETQYRLEQNHVAIIAWSTTRDDSASLNSLYRYVRDVAAHLTTDSAPIVTAIDRNTIWAWMPFGSRRPAIDSATLPTDTNVRAAIGLPAHGIAGFRRSHEQARAAYSVANVPNTPARPIVSFGDRGVAVVSLLSENLESTRAWVWEVLGPLAENTDQAATLRTTLSTYFANGESHLHTAQQMNLHRNTVKYRITKALGEPGTGIAGHSKLDLALALQVCEFLGPTVLR; encoded by the coding sequence GTGAACAGCCCAGACGAGCAGAGCACTCCGGGACCGCGTCCACGCCTCGCGCGTGCACCCGCGCCGGCGGAAACGGAAGTCCTCGACATCGTCGCCGGCGTCGCACGCAGGCTCGATTCCCAGCAGGCTGAGATCACCCACGCGATGAGTGCCCTGCTTGCGCGCGAGATCGACGAGCTCAACGAGAATCCGGAACTCTTCGAACTGATGGAAGCGAGCGTACACAGCAACATATCGACCATAATTCACGTTCTTGCCAACGATATTCCGGTCGAACACCTGCAGCCCCCCACTGCGGCAGTCGAATACGTGCTCCGACTGGCTCAACGCGATGTGTCGTCACATGCCGTCGCACGGGCTTACCATATGGGCCAGGACGACCTCATGAAGATCTGTTACGACGAGGTACATGCGCTCGAACTGTCTGCTCCGCTCACACTCGCTGTCCTCAAACATCTTTCGGATGTTGTGTTCAGCTACATCGATTGGATCACGCTGTACGTTTTCGAGGCGCACGAGCAAGAACGCCAACGCTGGATCGGCGCCCAGGGTAACGTCCATTCCTCAACCATCCACGGACTCCTCGAGGACACCGGTAGCGATCCCGGACAATTCGAGGCTGAGACGCAATATCGGCTCGAGCAGAACCATGTCGCCATAATCGCCTGGTCTACCACCCGCGACGACAGTGCGTCCCTGAATTCCCTCTACCGATATGTGCGGGACGTCGCGGCGCACCTCACTACGGATTCGGCCCCTATCGTCACCGCCATCGACCGCAACACCATCTGGGCATGGATGCCGTTCGGATCCAGACGACCTGCGATCGACAGCGCTACCCTGCCCACCGACACGAATGTCCGTGCGGCGATCGGACTCCCCGCGCACGGAATCGCCGGGTTCCGGCGCTCGCACGAACAAGCTCGCGCCGCTTACTCGGTCGCCAACGTTCCCAACACACCCGCCCGGCCGATCGTCAGCTTCGGCGACCGCGGAGTCGCCGTCGTGTCGCTACTGTCCGAGAACCTCGAATCCACACGGGCATGGGTATGGGAGGTCCTCGGCCCGCTCGCCGAGAACACCGATCAGGCCGCCACTTTGCGGACGACGCTGAGCACCTACTTCGCAAACGGCGAGAGTCACCTGCACACCGCCCAGCAAATGAATCTGCACCGCAACACGGTCAAATACCGCATCACCAAAGCACTCGGCGAGCCCGGCACGGGAATCGCCGG
- a CDS encoding helix-turn-helix domain-containing protein, translating into MSGVGDSQVRAKRAVPKVTTDAESEVLDIVADIARRLDARQVEITRAMTALLSHEIDQLDEDPQLVELLQASVQGNISTIIHVLANDIPVDHLHPTTAAVEYALRLAQRDVSSNSLVRAYYMGQDALRNICFDEVGSLGLPGPLTLAVLKHMSEVMYSYIDWITLYVFGAYEQERRRWLGARGNVHSSIIHTLLGGTGSDGSTFETETNYRLDQTHVAMILWSSGADDEATLNALDHHVSGIARHLTTDSAPIVTAIDRQTLWAWLPFGRRQPVIDTTGLPASPGIRIAIGLPSTGIAGFRRSHEQARAAYSVANVPNTPARPIVSFGDRGVAVVSLLAENLESTRAWVWEVLGPLAVNTDQAATLRTTLSNYFANGESHLRTAQQMNLHRNTVKYRITKALGEPGTGIAGHGKLDLALALQVCEFLGPTVLR; encoded by the coding sequence GTGAGCGGTGTCGGCGACAGCCAGGTCCGCGCGAAGCGTGCGGTGCCCAAGGTGACCACGGATGCCGAGTCCGAGGTTCTGGATATCGTCGCCGACATCGCTCGAAGACTCGACGCTCGTCAGGTGGAGATCACCCGCGCGATGACTGCGCTGCTCTCGCACGAGATCGATCAACTCGACGAAGACCCTCAACTGGTCGAACTACTCCAGGCCAGCGTGCAGGGCAACATCTCTACCATCATCCACGTCCTGGCCAACGATATTCCCGTCGACCACCTGCACCCGACCACAGCGGCCGTGGAATACGCACTGCGGTTGGCCCAACGAGACGTGTCGTCGAACTCGCTCGTGCGGGCGTACTACATGGGACAGGATGCCCTGAGGAATATCTGCTTCGACGAGGTCGGCTCCTTGGGCCTGCCAGGACCACTGACACTGGCTGTGCTCAAACACATGTCAGAGGTGATGTACAGCTATATCGACTGGATCACGCTCTACGTGTTCGGCGCATACGAGCAGGAACGACGACGGTGGCTCGGCGCCCGCGGCAACGTCCATTCGTCGATCATTCACACCCTCCTGGGTGGGACAGGCAGCGACGGGTCCACTTTCGAGACCGAGACGAACTACCGACTCGACCAGACCCACGTCGCGATGATTCTGTGGTCGAGCGGAGCAGACGACGAGGCGACTCTCAACGCGCTAGACCACCACGTGAGCGGCATTGCGCGCCACCTCACAACGGATTCCGCCCCCATAGTCACCGCCATCGACCGTCAAACCCTTTGGGCCTGGTTACCATTCGGCCGACGGCAACCCGTCATCGACACCACCGGACTGCCCGCGAGCCCGGGGATTCGGATCGCGATCGGGCTACCGTCGACCGGAATCGCCGGGTTCCGGCGCTCGCACGAACAAGCTCGCGCCGCCTACTCGGTCGCCAACGTTCCCAACACACCCGCCCGGCCGATCGTCAGCTTCGGCGACCGCGGAGTCGCCGTCGTGTCGCTACTGGCCGAGAACCTCGAATCCACACGGGCGTGGGTATGGGAAGTACTCGGCCCGCTCGCCGTGAACACCGATCAGGCCGCCACTTTGCGAACCACGCTGAGCAACTACTTCGCAAACGGCGAAAGTCACCTGCGCACCGCCCAGCAAATGAATCTGCACCGCAACACGGTCAAATACCGCATCACCAAAGCACTCGGCGAGCCCGGCACGGGAATCGCCGGACACGGCAAACTCGACCTTGCTCTTGCCCTACAGGTTTGTGAGTTCCTGGGCCCGACGGTCTTGCGCTAG
- a CDS encoding phytoene desaturase family protein — MTTATIVGGGPNGLAAAVHLARHGVDVQVLEAADTLGGGTRSSELTVPGLLHDECSAFHPMGAGSPYLQTLDLAKYGLTWKWPDIDCAHPLDTGEAGLLYQSVQETASGLGADRSRWQRMFGGLTDGFDDLAADLMRPIANVPRHPLRLASFGPRALLPATATARWWRTEKARALFGGVAAHAYYRLDWPATSAAGLMIVAAGHRYGWPVAEGGSQSITTALANMLTDYGGKISTGVHVRSRRDITPADVVLLDLSPSAALDILGDEVPSRVAKAYRRFRHGPAAFKVDFAIEGVVPWTNPDCGRAGTVHLGGTFAEISTAERDIATGRMPTRPFVLVGQQYVADPTRSNGDLHPLYAYAHVPHGYSGDVTDAVVAQIERFAPGFRDRIVATVASGPTQLVARNANYIGGDIIGGANTATRMVLRPRLALDPYSTGVPGTYLCSASTPPGAGAHGMCGYNAAQSALRYLRREAGDVL, encoded by the coding sequence ATGACCACCGCAACCATCGTCGGCGGAGGTCCGAACGGGCTGGCTGCCGCCGTCCACCTCGCCCGGCACGGCGTCGATGTACAGGTACTCGAGGCCGCCGACACCCTCGGCGGCGGAACCCGCAGCTCGGAGCTCACCGTCCCAGGTCTGCTGCACGACGAATGCTCGGCCTTCCACCCGATGGGTGCCGGGTCGCCGTACCTGCAGACCCTCGATCTCGCCAAGTACGGGCTCACCTGGAAGTGGCCCGACATCGACTGCGCGCATCCCCTCGACACGGGGGAGGCGGGACTGCTGTACCAGTCCGTCCAGGAGACGGCCTCCGGCCTCGGCGCGGACCGGAGCCGCTGGCAGCGGATGTTCGGCGGGCTCACCGACGGATTCGACGACCTTGCCGCCGACCTGATGCGCCCGATCGCGAACGTACCCCGGCACCCGCTCAGACTCGCGAGCTTCGGGCCTCGCGCATTGCTGCCGGCAACCGCGACGGCCCGCTGGTGGCGCACCGAGAAGGCGCGCGCACTGTTCGGCGGCGTCGCCGCGCACGCCTACTATCGACTCGACTGGCCCGCGACGTCGGCTGCCGGTCTGATGATTGTTGCCGCGGGTCATCGCTATGGGTGGCCGGTGGCCGAGGGTGGGTCACAGTCGATCACCACTGCCCTCGCGAACATGCTCACCGACTATGGCGGCAAGATCTCCACCGGAGTCCACGTGCGCAGCCGCAGAGACATCACGCCCGCCGACGTCGTCCTGCTCGACCTCTCCCCGTCAGCCGCACTCGACATTCTCGGGGACGAGGTCCCGTCGCGAGTAGCAAAGGCGTACCGCCGGTTCCGGCACGGACCGGCTGCCTTCAAGGTCGACTTCGCTATCGAGGGTGTGGTGCCGTGGACCAACCCCGACTGCGGTCGGGCCGGAACTGTGCACCTCGGCGGCACTTTCGCCGAGATCTCCACCGCCGAACGGGATATCGCGACGGGCCGGATGCCGACACGGCCGTTCGTCCTCGTCGGACAGCAGTACGTAGCCGACCCCACCCGGTCGAATGGAGACCTACACCCCCTGTACGCGTATGCCCATGTTCCGCACGGATATTCGGGAGATGTGACCGATGCGGTGGTCGCGCAGATCGAGCGGTTCGCGCCGGGATTCCGCGACCGCATCGTCGCCACCGTCGCGAGCGGGCCAACACAATTGGTCGCCCGCAATGCGAACTATATCGGCGGCGACATCATCGGCGGCGCAAACACCGCGACCCGAATGGTGCTGCGGCCGCGGCTCGCCCTCGACCCTTACAGCACCGGAGTTCCTGGAACCTACCTGTGCTCTGCATCAACGCCGCCCGGCGCCGGGGCTCACGGGATGTGCGGGTACAACGCGGCACAATCGGCACTGCGGTATCTGCGCCGGGAAGCAGGTGACGTTCTGTGA